In Paenibacillus sonchi, a single genomic region encodes these proteins:
- a CDS encoding ABC transporter permease, translated as MRKLLRLFLLDLRLLTKNKTFYLKLILFPSILILILGTVFSDSSSQIKTFNVAFYNADKGSSEGTHFVSLGNNLRDNVFKQEDLKKIINLKETTSYKQGKQLLQDGKAAVFVYVPETFTKTAMNNEKTDIVLLGDNDKPLDKDIVTVILDRFNASIRTMNVEQRTILQTISSKGGIPKDKIEKVMSQISGNKQLSLKKPEVPTHKDAVPIDAMQYYSIAMVVMFSIMTAFVLVHSIVDEKQSHTLFRIKSTPTLNIQYVLGKLFGIILSVVIQMIVVIMISRLVFQMKWGNPLELLVITIVYAFAIGSIILLWGFTAKDHVTVSSLASPVLYIFSFLGGSFITKSGLPDSLRVIQEIIPNGKAINSYLKVCQGVGLDGMYIDLLELIGIGLIFIIFNIMVYSGKRWNKSAIYSHGKKPAETDVSK; from the coding sequence ATGAGAAAGCTATTACGTTTATTTCTATTGGATCTGCGGCTGCTAACTAAAAATAAAACATTTTATCTAAAGCTTATTCTGTTTCCATCCATTCTAATACTCATCCTGGGAACGGTATTTAGTGATTCTAGTTCCCAAATCAAAACCTTTAATGTAGCTTTTTATAATGCTGATAAGGGCTCTTCGGAAGGGACTCATTTCGTATCCTTGGGAAACAACTTAAGAGATAACGTATTCAAACAAGAGGACCTGAAGAAAATCATAAATTTAAAAGAAACCACCAGCTATAAGCAAGGCAAGCAATTACTCCAGGACGGTAAGGCTGCAGTATTTGTATACGTACCGGAAACCTTCACCAAGACCGCCATGAATAATGAAAAAACGGATATCGTCCTGTTGGGCGACAACGATAAGCCTCTGGATAAAGACATAGTTACGGTTATTCTGGACCGGTTCAATGCAAGTATCAGGACAATGAATGTTGAACAAAGGACGATTCTGCAGACCATAAGCAGTAAAGGCGGTATACCTAAAGACAAAATAGAAAAGGTTATGAGCCAAATTTCAGGAAATAAGCAGCTCAGTCTTAAAAAACCGGAGGTGCCAACCCATAAAGATGCCGTGCCTATAGATGCTATGCAGTATTACTCGATCGCAATGGTAGTTATGTTCTCCATAATGACGGCATTTGTGCTGGTTCATAGCATAGTGGACGAGAAGCAGAGCCACACCCTGTTTCGAATCAAATCCACACCTACCTTGAATATACAGTATGTGCTAGGCAAACTGTTCGGGATTATTTTATCTGTTGTGATCCAAATGATCGTTGTGATCATGATTAGCCGTCTTGTATTTCAGATGAAATGGGGAAACCCTTTAGAGCTGCTTGTTATTACTATTGTTTATGCTTTTGCCATCGGCAGCATTATTCTGTTATGGGGATTTACCGCGAAAGACCATGTGACTGTTTCCAGCCTGGCTTCTCCTGTGCTGTACATTTTCAGCTTTTTGGGCGGGAGCTTTATCACTAAAAGCGGATTGCCGGATAGCCTGCGCGTCATTCAGGAGATTATCCCTAATGGTAAAGCAATAAATTCATATTTAAAGGTATGCCAGGGAGTAGGTCTGGACGGCATGTATATTGATTTGTTGGAGCTTATAGGTATAGGACTGATATTTATTATCTTTAACATTATGGTATACAGCGGAAAAAGGTGGAATAAAAGTGCAATTTATAGTCATGGTAAAAAACCAGCTGAAACTGATGTTTCGAAATAG
- a CDS encoding ATP-binding cassette domain-containing protein, with protein sequence MLELTNLTKKYNDITVVNNISLNVKRGEIFGLLGPNGAGKSTTVSMISTVLTPTSGSITIDNKSLREKPADIKKIMGIVPQDLALYQALSAKENLEFFGSLYGLSGKKLKNRTNEVLDIIELQDKKNQNVAEFSGGMKRRVNIGVALMNDPKLLILDEPTVGIDPQSRNHILETVKKLNQDRGMTVIYTSHYMEEVEYLCKNVAIIDHGSLIALGTKEELKQSLAACDTLTVNFSTASEDALEQLNRIPGISKVKIEGNQISMLVSTNDKNVIEIVDEIKKLGIKLTSFKYEEVNLESIFLQITGKALRG encoded by the coding sequence ATGCTTGAATTAACAAATTTGACCAAAAAATACAATGACATCACTGTTGTTAATAATATTTCGCTAAATGTGAAGCGTGGTGAGATTTTTGGCTTGTTAGGTCCTAATGGAGCCGGAAAGTCAACGACCGTATCCATGATAAGTACAGTGCTTACGCCAACCAGCGGAAGTATAACCATTGATAATAAATCCCTTAGGGAAAAACCTGCAGACATCAAAAAAATTATGGGCATTGTGCCGCAGGATTTGGCACTGTACCAAGCCTTAAGCGCCAAGGAGAATCTGGAATTTTTCGGCAGCCTGTATGGACTTTCCGGAAAAAAGCTGAAAAACAGAACCAACGAAGTATTGGATATCATCGAATTACAGGATAAGAAAAATCAGAATGTAGCCGAGTTTTCCGGAGGGATGAAGCGCCGGGTCAATATAGGGGTTGCGCTTATGAATGATCCCAAGTTGTTGATCCTGGATGAACCCACAGTAGGCATTGATCCTCAATCCCGGAATCATATCCTGGAGACTGTGAAAAAACTCAATCAAGACAGAGGAATGACGGTGATTTATACAAGTCACTACATGGAGGAAGTGGAGTACTTATGCAAGAATGTTGCCATCATCGACCACGGTTCCTTGATTGCGCTGGGAACGAAAGAAGAGCTAAAGCAAAGCCTGGCGGCGTGTGACACGTTGACAGTGAATTTTAGCACAGCGAGTGAAGACGCACTTGAACAGTTAAACCGGATTCCCGGTATTTCCAAGGTTAAGATAGAGGGCAATCAAATCAGTATGCTGGTTTCGACGAATGATAAGAATGTGATTGAGATTGTGGATGAGATCAAAAAATTAGGAATTAAACTCACCAGTTTTAAATACGAGGAAGTTAACCTGGAAAGTATTTTTCTGCAGATAACAGGTAAGGCCTTAAGGGGGTAG
- a CDS encoding response regulator, translating into MVDIMIVDDQQIVREGLKMILSLHEEINVIGEASNGEEALELLSYTSPEVILMDIKMPVMNGIEATKLVKAKYPGIKVIILTTFNDSEYIFTGLKNGADGYILKDSGSQEILSSIKTACEGNILLNPKITREVVNALNSVKNAGTENLRNEQILQLLTPRELEVAKCIMEGKSNKEISSDLFITEGTVKNYVSRMLEKLELKNRTELTLCLQKSL; encoded by the coding sequence ATGGTAGATATTATGATAGTGGATGATCAGCAAATTGTCCGGGAAGGCTTGAAGATGATTCTTAGCCTGCATGAGGAAATCAATGTTATCGGTGAAGCGTCCAACGGAGAAGAAGCCTTGGAGCTTCTCAGCTACACTTCCCCTGAAGTTATTCTGATGGATATCAAAATGCCGGTAATGAACGGAATTGAAGCGACAAAATTGGTGAAAGCCAAATACCCCGGGATCAAGGTGATCATTCTTACTACGTTTAATGACAGTGAGTATATTTTTACAGGTCTGAAAAATGGGGCGGACGGGTACATTCTAAAAGATTCAGGCTCTCAGGAAATCCTTTCTTCCATTAAAACTGCTTGTGAGGGGAACATTCTGCTGAATCCCAAGATTACACGGGAAGTAGTGAATGCGCTGAATTCTGTAAAGAATGCAGGTACTGAGAACCTGCGGAATGAGCAGATTCTGCAGCTGCTTACACCACGTGAGCTGGAGGTAGCCAAATGCATTATGGAAGGCAAAAGCAATAAAGAGATCAGCAGTGACTTATTTATTACTGAAGGTACTGTCAAAAATTACGTCTCACGAATGCTGGAGAAACTTGAGCTGAAGAATAGAACCGAATTAACCCTATGTCTGCAAAAATCGCTATAA
- a CDS encoding sensor histidine kinase, producing MNDFTRVKFQNQTKALWYVSFILSNLLAGFLLFKVYCIGTQIYIIILLVEIIVSTHKIPVYVLCLHFSIFTASLIADHTTLRDILSSYLIIISIVYLFRNVLIEKARTQELNQELQIANTTLQEYSNKIQELTISQERTRIAQELHDSLGHYLIALNMNLEYASTIVDVETDKAKLAIHKSQQLSKECIVNLRKTVVLLGDERASKELLQSLHEIFDNFLETNKIQFELNMDEDIEYVDSDIKNCIYKTVQESITNGIKHGQATHFSIAIHKYSDHISLLVHNNGADCKEIIKSKGIQGIENRILALGGKVVFYSGESSGFRVEANIPKITVDFEVNKEAHSW from the coding sequence GTGAACGATTTCACCAGAGTCAAGTTTCAGAATCAGACTAAGGCCCTGTGGTATGTATCTTTTATTCTAAGCAATCTATTGGCTGGTTTTTTATTGTTTAAGGTCTACTGTATAGGCACGCAAATCTACATCATTATTCTGCTTGTTGAGATCATTGTCAGCACACACAAAATTCCTGTATATGTATTGTGCCTGCATTTTTCTATTTTTACGGCTTCGCTAATAGCAGATCATACTACCCTCAGGGATATTTTATCTTCCTATTTAATTATCATTTCCATTGTCTATTTGTTCCGAAATGTTTTGATTGAGAAGGCAAGAACCCAAGAGCTAAATCAGGAACTGCAAATTGCCAACACGACACTGCAGGAGTACTCGAACAAGATTCAAGAGCTGACCATCTCCCAGGAGAGAACGAGGATTGCCCAAGAACTTCATGATTCACTGGGGCACTATCTTATAGCCTTAAATATGAATCTTGAATATGCCAGTACAATCGTGGATGTGGAGACAGATAAGGCAAAACTGGCCATACACAAGTCGCAGCAGCTTTCCAAGGAGTGCATCGTCAATCTCCGGAAAACCGTGGTGCTTCTGGGGGATGAGAGAGCTTCTAAAGAACTCTTGCAGTCCCTTCACGAAATCTTCGACAACTTTCTCGAAACGAATAAGATTCAATTTGAACTGAACATGGATGAAGATATTGAATATGTGGATTCCGATATCAAAAATTGTATTTACAAGACCGTACAGGAGTCTATCACCAATGGTATTAAGCACGGGCAGGCTACACACTTTTCCATTGCCATTCATAAATATTCTGATCATATCTCCTTGCTCGTTCATAATAATGGAGCAGACTGCAAAGAGATCATCAAATCCAAGGGGATTCAGGGGATAGAGAACAGGATCTTAGCCCTGGGCGGAAAGGTTGTTTTTTACTCGGGCGAATCTTCAGGATTTCGTGTTGAGGCCAATATTCCTAAAATTACTGTTGATTTCGAGGTTAACAAGGAGGCACATTCATGGTAG